From Bacillus basilensis, a single genomic window includes:
- a CDS encoding ammonium transporter: MNTGDTVFMFVATVMVMLMTPGLALFYGGMVRSKNVLSTTMHSYSAMAIVSIQWIVIGYSLSFGPDWHGLIGTLDWFALNEVTYAPNPDYSSTIPHNLFMMFQLMFAILTPALISGAFAERMRFSAFLIFILLWTTIVYNPVAHWVWGVGGWLRELGALDFAGGNVVHITSGVAGLVLAIFLGKRKNINGPSPHHLPFTMLGAGLLWFGWFGFNVGSALSLNDVALTAFINTNIAAAASALTWMLSEWFFQSKPTAMGAACGVVSGLVAITPACGFVTPFSALLIGAIGGILCFGAVFFLKTKFGYDDTLDAFGCHGIGGTWGGIATGLFATTTVNGDGANGLFYGNATLLFKQLVAIGATYAFTIIMTYAIIKAINFFLPVRVDEHEEHMGLDISMHGEKAYEYTERVN, encoded by the coding sequence ATGAATACGGGAGATACGGTTTTTATGTTTGTAGCGACAGTAATGGTCATGTTAATGACACCAGGATTGGCACTTTTTTACGGGGGCATGGTTCGCAGTAAAAATGTACTCAGTACAACAATGCATAGTTATAGTGCAATGGCTATCGTTTCAATTCAGTGGATTGTAATTGGTTATTCTTTATCATTCGGACCAGATTGGCACGGACTTATCGGTACACTCGATTGGTTCGCTTTAAACGAAGTTACCTACGCACCAAATCCAGACTACTCATCTACTATTCCTCACAATTTATTTATGATGTTTCAACTCATGTTCGCCATTTTAACTCCAGCTTTAATTTCAGGTGCATTCGCCGAGAGAATGCGATTTTCAGCTTTCCTTATTTTCATCCTTCTATGGACAACGATCGTTTACAATCCTGTTGCTCATTGGGTATGGGGTGTTGGCGGATGGCTAAGAGAACTTGGCGCGTTAGACTTCGCTGGTGGTAACGTCGTTCATATCACATCTGGTGTGGCCGGTCTTGTATTAGCTATTTTCCTCGGAAAACGAAAAAATATAAACGGTCCATCTCCTCATCATTTACCATTTACGATGCTTGGTGCTGGCTTACTATGGTTCGGTTGGTTCGGCTTTAACGTCGGAAGCGCATTATCTTTAAACGACGTAGCTTTAACTGCATTTATTAATACAAATATAGCCGCCGCTGCCTCAGCATTAACTTGGATGCTTTCAGAATGGTTCTTCCAATCAAAACCAACTGCGATGGGAGCTGCTTGCGGAGTTGTTTCCGGTCTAGTCGCAATTACACCAGCTTGCGGGTTCGTTACACCTTTCTCCGCCCTTCTTATCGGAGCAATCGGCGGTATATTATGCTTCGGAGCGGTCTTTTTCTTAAAAACAAAATTCGGATACGACGATACACTTGATGCTTTTGGATGCCATGGCATTGGAGGAACTTGGGGCGGTATTGCGACAGGACTATTCGCAACTACTACTGTAAACGGCGATGGTGCTAATGGATTATTTTACGGAAACGCTACTTTACTTTTTAAACAACTTGTAGCAATTGGAGCAACCTATGCATTTACAATCATAATGACGTACGCCATTATTAAAGCAATTAACTTCTTCCTCCCTGTTCGCGTCGATGAGCACGAGGAACATATGGGGCTTGATATTTCGATGCACGGCGAGAAGGCTTATGAGTATACAGAGCGAGTAAACTAA